GACTGGTTAGGGTCCAGTTTGTTGTTTTCTGGTCAGATGGATTATCATGTAATCACTAAATTATGTTCAGAGCCAAAGACATTTCTTATCTTTTATTTTGTAGgtttaatattgttgttgttgttgtttaacttTAACATTTTCGTTTTTCTCTTAAGTATTTGTTTGCGTTCCTTTATTCTCTCTATctttaattttacataatttatactTTTTGGCAGTTCTGTGAACACAttaagttcaagacattgatgcttgcatatagaaccgCCACAGGCTCAGTACCCGCATACTTCCACACACTACTATGAATCTACATCGCCTTCCAGAAGTCTGAGATACGCTAGTGAGCGACGCCTCGTGGTACCATCACATAGAGGCTCAAAAttactttccagaacattctcgttcaccgttcctggctggtggaatgaactTCCCAGTCTATCCGGAATGTGTAATCCTtgacaattttcaagcgacagctgaaaacGAATCTCTTTCTAAGGTACTTCActtcatcaaatatatatatatatatatatatatatatatatatatatatatatatatatatatatatatatatatatatatataatgtatttctctttatttattgcTTCTCTTTctattttggacttttttgaacaatgcctaaaacttggtattacaagcacgtCCTGTGTCTGTTGGCCTCTTTAAGAACAATCGTTTCATGTGTCCCCCAGTTgtaagtcgctctggataaaagcgtctgcaaaatgactaaatgttaaaatgaataaataatacataatgacttttattttgttttcccatttCGCACCGGAAGTGTCAGCTAGCTGTGCTACAGCTGTCTCTCTCGCCTCTCACGTTAATTTCTTACTCAGGGAAACACAGTATTGCTGAGCTGTTTCGTAGCAATAATATCGGACACATAATATAATCGCGTAAATCTGGGGCGGTATACACAGTAAAGCAGCATGGCATTAAAAAGAATACAGAAGGTAAGACCTTTGTGCGTACATGACCAACATTAGCTACGTTTTTTAACCTTAAGGAGTTGTTTATATGGAATACCGGGGTTAAAAATAAGATTTATCTTACTTActtatattgtgttttgtttggTGTTGATAGTGTGAATCAAGTGAAGCTGTTTCTGATTAATATAACGTTATTTATTTAGTCGACGGAATGTAGCATATAACGGCTAGCTAGCAGTGTATCTGCGCTCAGTCATGacgattttttttactgtttgttgACTGTTTGTTTGAGGTgatgtaaataaatgtagaatagcatttattgttaataaagcTGGTAACCCAGACCTTAAATCGACCCGTCAATGTTGTCAGTCAACCATCGTAATGTATCGCTGctagcacacaaacacatttatacgTGTAAAAAACAAACAGTGAGTAAATGTGTAATTGGTTACATCAGAACGCGTGGTTTATTCAGCTATTCGCCGTGAAAACGtagtgaaaatatataatattcaaataataaaccTGTTATGTGGTCTATTCAACCGTGTTCGAGAAGGCCCAGAACTGAACAAAGACCGCAAACCTGCTCCAGCTCCGGCAGCAGCCGCACTAAACGAGGCCAAGCTTTGTGTGGATTCAGCCACTTTTGTGTGCTTTGTTATACATCACAGCTGATATGACATTTCGGGGGACTTAGGCTACAATTGATTTGATGTAGTTTATCTGAATATGGCCGGTTGGCTCTGTTgtgtttgttgtgttgtgtttggcaCAAAGCAACACAACCTGATTCTCTGAAGTTCAAGCGTGACGCCATCACTTTGTCATTTTGACAGTTTCTGTTTCGCAACACTCCGTCAGTGTTGTTAAACACCCTTTTAACTTAAGTCCCAAAGTCCTTGCCAGAAGGAACATAATCAGATTGTCTACGTCTATTAAAATGGGCTTATGTTAAGAGTAATAATTATGTACTGATATATTTGTATTAGTGCATATTGTTTGCAGagtttattgaatattttatgaaacgtttttattaaaaataaaaaccgtGTTGTTTACATGGATGGAGTTCTCATAATGTATCTTTATAACTGTTTTGCAGACCACTTTCATAATGCAAATGGATATCAAATGTCAGGTTATCTTTCGATAATGTCTTAAAATTTTCTGTAATTGACCAAATCTCTGTAGTTTTTGCTGTTGGGACAAActatataatgtaatacaaaaatacagtgtTGGATAAGAGACATGGAGGTAAAAGATGAAACTGGGTTTTCaggcataaaataaaaagtttaaggaCGTCATACAATGCATTGATTCAATATTATAAATAGTTCTCTGGTGTCTCTAGAGTGTGTATGTGAATTTTTATCTCTAAATACCccacagatattttttttaatagcattttaggGTAAGAGCCAAAACATGCTGTCTTTTTGtgtttgtcccctttaaatgaaaatattctgGTGCTCCCACCTCTCTTTTCAGAAGAGCTCATGCTCACGGGCATAACTGTGTTACGGTATAACTGTTGGTGACTGTGTTACTGACCTCATATTGCtgccaaatgcaatttttaaccaCCACATTTCTATTCATGATCATTCTAGTAGCAGGTGAAGGCAGCATAGTGAAAACCAGATGATGGTAGCTGTAGCAACgttagccttacagagagccaagaagctcttttggaaaacaaaatatgatgtgtGATGTCTGGAGTCTGGACGTTTGCGCACGAAGTGTTGGTATcaatccctctttcagaagcTATCTTTGCACAACTCCACTGCTGAACTGACTCTTGCTTGTGAGGCAATCTGGCGTGAAATTTTAGGACAGACGTATAAGAGTTTTGTTTTTTCGGGATATTTCCTTCAAAAATGAGATGTCACCACCGTGTCCTCAGCAGTCAGTACAGTGCTGGCAGTGtatctccagcagctacagcaagaaatCAGTAATGGCGGGCcgcagcttctcactcagggctgtgtatagagatgttccgataccctttttctcttcccgataccgattccgatacctgggctcagggtatcggccgataccgagtactgatccgatacctgggtgtgtatctgtatatacagctgtatatactactagccctgtgtaaattgctagaattctttttatggtgtgcttcagacagatccctcaataaaacatgaacaaatacatggtgaactactgtatttattacagtatttttattatctaacatgaatttgacagtattatttattttcatatgcaaaaaagaacttcaaatgcagccaaaaatctaacaccgcaaactaaaaaaggtatttaagttttacaatataactgtataaaaaaactgcaacaaataagtctaggaatataaaaaaagatctattaatcagataatctctttacaacaaaacaagtaaaaaacaagcaaccatctaggcataattattattattattatagagacgtattattattactgtaggctacaacagtagctttatatattgtcaatttactcatgtaaaccaaacatttattttaatgggctgccatgaagatctttgagtgtctgtgtttatgatatgacagtattctcaaatgaaacggtaaattctcatgaagtgacggtttatgcgttcgtgtcctcatgacacacagcagagactacaaaacagcgagctctcgcgcatctgtgccagtcacccacagagatgtagattttgcgggagtaatatttaaatagtattttgcagtttaatattcacagacactagtatatattcggctactgtctggagccctgcgctttgacttacacggaagcgactgaacgcagctgccggtactgaatatactcgagagtctgtaactaccggtactacagagacatactgctaaccactgatctataatatagaagcggcttcactgtcttttggcagtttagaatgtgatgagtgatccagtcatatatagatcagggctgctaacgcgttttcatttcttcttcgctgctctaaacaggggttgcttgtggcaacacagcacaacttcctgtgttttcaatgcattttgagcagcgaagaagaaccgtgcagcagttaggcaaagcttgcggtcataactaggtattttttaagaaaatggtatcggatcggtatatgggttcatgtactcgccgatgccgatgccagaatttgttgtggtatcggagatatttccgatactagtatcggaatcggaacaactctagctGTGTATATGGTAATAGGGCAGAAAGCATCACAAATGGGCAGGACTTTCACCGACTATGGCGCTATAGTCGTGAGAAATCTGGGACTGCtcgtgtggagagactgtttatgaattattgggattataaacaatgagtgagtggatttttaccaatataggctggttgtttttaTACACCggggccacacaactgtgttcagaCACCTTATAGAAGTGATTATTGCATTATAtggcacctatatatatatatatatatatatatatatatatatatatatatatatatatatatatatacacacacacacacacacacagacacacagacacacatacacacacactgtgtatatttatactgaggcaaaacaaacaattaaaacaacacATCACATTTTTAGCATGATTTACAGAAGACTCCCACAAGAATGTCATTCAGCGTAATAATAGTTTGTAAACTGAAAatatcttgtcaggcatatttagaaCAGGCATCATGTTAGATGACATTTAAACGAGTTTAAGGATCACAgcgtttattgtaattttaaatttttaccaATCTTTGCCACTTTCCTTCAAACCACGATGTTTTACCAATTTgtcatattaaatcatttaaaatataataatgttgtaTGATAACTGAAATGAAATTAGATGCAGACACAAAATGGGACATCTTGTCCCTCTGACcatgaacaaataaatattccTTAAAAGCCTGATGCATCATGTTAGATTTTTAAACCAATTTTTTTCTGATGTATAAATGACCACATAAACCTAAGATGCTTTAGTCCGGTAAGAATATAACAAGTTATGTTTgcttcattaaaatcattaaagatttcacattacaaaaatacataaaatagaaTGCACATGGTAGATTTTTCAGCAAAAGTTTTATTCATGCAGAGAGTTTAGATGCCTTGGAAATTCCCATATCAAATATCATACTGCAGGCTTTATGACGTCAATAAACTAAACTATAGAATTAGTTTAAAGCACTAGTTTTAgaattagttttttaaaaaaaatgaaattagttGAAAACTGAAATTAGAAAGAATTTTTTTCACATAGCCATTCTAATGTGAAGTgcatatctaaatatatttagaaacatAACTGTGgagtaataatttcatttttgaatttcttcTTCTGTTTCAGGAGCTTCAAGACTTGCAGAGGGACCCTCCTGCCCAGTGCTCTGCTGGACCGGTTGGAGATGACTGTAAGTTCACTCTCAGTCTCTTTGAGTTGCTTTCCATAATAACATCTAACACAAATTTCAATAAgcctcttcttttatttttagtgtttcatTGGCAGGCAACAATAATGGGACCTGTAAGTACTTACCTCAGACTTTAGCAGTTTGCTTTACTAAATAATACATGCTGAATGTGAAGATGTGAATTCAATTTTAAGAATAATTTAGAGAGAAAACAGGCCACAGTTGTCAAACTGTCCCAGCTTTgaacatattcaaataaatacagtatataatagttttttatttgtttctgtgaCTGCATGTGCCGGATACATTGCAAACAAATCAGTGAACCTGACCGCTGCTTTCTTATGTTTTTCTGTCTTAACTTCTGTTGTGTCTTCACttatgcatatttgttactaGGCAAAAGCATCTTTTGTTAAAGGTCGATCTGAGAAATATGTAGCCTATTTTAATACACCCATACAGTTTGCTAACTTTTAGTGTCATTTCTTTTGATTTGCAGAGTGACAGTCCATACCAAGGAGGGGTCTTCTTTCTCACAATTCACTTTCCAACAGACTATCCCTTCAAGCCACCAAAGGTAGTGACGCTACACCCCACCTCCGTGTACTTGCTGTGTTATCTTAAAATGGCATTTTGACACCCATATCAATTTAACAGGTTGCGTTTACAACAAAAATCTACCAtcccaacattaatagtaatGGAAGTATTTGCCTGGACATCCTGAGGTCGCAGTGGTCTCCAGCTCTAACAGTTTCAA
Above is a window of Carassius gibelio isolate Cgi1373 ecotype wild population from Czech Republic chromosome B12, carGib1.2-hapl.c, whole genome shotgun sequence DNA encoding:
- the LOC127969002 gene encoding ubiquitin-conjugating enzyme E2 D4, whose amino-acid sequence is MALKRIQKELQDLQRDPPAQCSAGPVGDDLFHWQATIMGPSDSPYQGGVFFLTIHFPTDYPFKPPKVAFTTKIYHPNINSNGSICLDILRSQWSPALTVSKVLLSICSLLCDPNPDDPLVPDIAHIYKSDKEKYNRLAREWTQKYAM